A window of Mucilaginibacter sp. PAMC 26640 contains these coding sequences:
- a CDS encoding leucine--tRNA ligase encodes MDYQFKEIEKKWQQFWAANNTFKAENKSDKPKYYVLDMFPYPSGAGLHVGHPLGYIASDIFARYKRLKGFNVLHPMGYDSFGLPAEQYAIQTGQHPSVTTEDNIATYRRQLDQIGFSFDWSREVRTSNAGYYKWTQWIFMQLFNSWYNKDADKANAIADLVSHFETKGSAGISAVCDEEILSFTADEWNAFTEQEQQAELLKYRLTYLRESTVNWCAALGTVLANDEVKDGFSERGGYPVEQKKMMQWSMRITAYAQRLLTGLDAIDWPEPLKEMQRNWIGKSVGASVKFPIAGAAGEEQAASTADAPVTSHTAPYIEVFTTRVDTIFGVTFVVLAPEHELVASLTTPEQKATVEAYIAQTKKKSELDRMADTKTVSGAFTGSYVLNPLNGEKIQLWIADYVLAGYGTGAVMAVPSGDQRDYLFARHFDLPVISILDTQQIESEADPTKEGKYINSEFMNGLDYKAGTAAVIAKLEEIGSGKAKVNFRMRDAIFGRQRYWGEPVPVYFKDGLPYLIEESELPLVLPEIDKYLPTESGEPPLARATDWKHPEGEYELSTMPGWAGSSWYWYRYMDAQNDAEFASTDAIAYWKAVDLYIGGSEHATGHLLYSRFWNKFLKDIGKTSEEEPFKKLINQGMIQGRSNFVYRLVDDEGKPTNTFVSHGLIKDYKTSPFHVDVNIVDNEVLNLNKFKQWRPEYADAEFILENGKYICGVEVEKMSKSKYNVVNPDDLIERYGADTLRMYEMFLGPLEQSKPWNTNGIEGVFKFLRKFWRLFHDADWNFNVSNAEPSKAELKSLHKIIQKVEQDVERFSFNTSVSSFMIAVNELTELKCNKRAILQNMVIILEPYAPHICEELWVLLGNEAGTLSYASYPAFNPAYLVEDEFSYPVSINGKMKTNVSLSLSMEVKDIEQAILAHADVQKYLNGAAPKKLIVVKGRIVNIVI; translated from the coding sequence ATGGACTATCAATTTAAGGAAATAGAAAAAAAATGGCAGCAATTTTGGGCCGCTAATAATACTTTTAAAGCCGAGAATAAAAGCGACAAACCCAAGTACTATGTGCTGGATATGTTCCCTTACCCTAGTGGTGCAGGGCTGCATGTGGGCCATCCGCTTGGCTATATCGCATCAGACATTTTTGCGCGTTACAAACGCCTGAAAGGATTTAACGTGCTGCACCCGATGGGTTACGATAGCTTTGGCTTACCGGCCGAACAGTATGCCATACAAACCGGGCAGCATCCATCGGTTACTACCGAAGATAATATTGCTACTTACCGCAGGCAGCTGGATCAGATTGGTTTCTCATTCGACTGGAGCCGCGAAGTGCGCACCAGTAATGCCGGTTATTATAAATGGACGCAATGGATCTTTATGCAGCTGTTTAACAGCTGGTATAATAAGGATGCCGATAAAGCGAATGCTATCGCCGATCTGGTTTCGCATTTCGAAACTAAGGGCAGCGCCGGTATCAGTGCCGTGTGCGACGAAGAGATACTAAGCTTTACTGCCGATGAATGGAATGCCTTTACCGAGCAGGAACAACAGGCTGAACTATTGAAATACCGGTTAACTTACCTGCGCGAAAGTACCGTAAACTGGTGTGCGGCATTGGGTACGGTATTGGCTAACGACGAGGTAAAAGACGGCTTTAGCGAGCGTGGTGGCTACCCTGTGGAGCAAAAGAAAATGATGCAGTGGAGTATGCGCATTACTGCCTACGCACAGCGGTTGCTTACCGGTTTGGATGCGATTGACTGGCCCGAACCGTTGAAAGAAATGCAGCGCAACTGGATTGGCAAGAGTGTGGGAGCAAGTGTGAAATTCCCGATAGCTGGAGCGGCGGGCGAGGAGCAGGCAGCGTCTACAGCTGACGCGCCGGTAACGTCCCACACCGCGCCTTACATAGAAGTTTTTACCACGCGCGTTGACACTATTTTTGGTGTTACGTTTGTAGTACTGGCACCGGAGCACGAACTGGTAGCCAGTTTGACAACGCCTGAGCAAAAAGCTACAGTAGAAGCTTATATTGCCCAAACTAAAAAGAAAAGCGAACTGGACCGTATGGCGGATACCAAAACGGTTTCGGGCGCATTTACGGGCAGCTATGTGCTGAACCCGCTGAATGGCGAAAAAATTCAGCTTTGGATTGCCGACTACGTGTTGGCGGGATATGGTACGGGCGCAGTAATGGCTGTACCGAGCGGCGATCAGCGCGATTACTTGTTTGCCAGGCATTTCGACTTACCGGTGATCAGTATTCTGGATACCCAGCAAATTGAAAGCGAAGCCGACCCAACCAAGGAAGGTAAATACATTAATTCGGAATTTATGAACGGCTTGGATTACAAAGCGGGTACCGCTGCCGTAATAGCCAAACTGGAAGAAATTGGGTCGGGGAAAGCGAAAGTAAACTTCAGGATGCGCGATGCTATTTTTGGCCGCCAGCGTTATTGGGGAGAACCCGTACCGGTTTACTTTAAGGATGGCTTGCCTTACTTAATTGAGGAGAGCGAACTGCCGTTAGTATTACCCGAAATTGATAAGTACCTGCCAACCGAAAGCGGCGAACCACCATTGGCCCGCGCTACTGACTGGAAGCACCCGGAAGGAGAATATGAACTCAGCACTATGCCGGGCTGGGCTGGCAGCAGCTGGTACTGGTACCGCTACATGGATGCCCAAAACGATGCTGAATTTGCATCTACAGACGCAATAGCCTACTGGAAAGCGGTTGACTTATATATAGGCGGCAGCGAACATGCTACCGGCCACTTGCTGTATAGCCGCTTCTGGAACAAATTTTTGAAGGATATCGGCAAAACTTCGGAGGAAGAGCCTTTCAAAAAACTGATTAACCAGGGGATGATCCAGGGTAGAAGTAACTTTGTGTACCGGCTTGTTGATGATGAGGGTAAACCAACAAACACCTTTGTTTCTCACGGTTTGATCAAAGACTATAAAACTTCGCCCTTTCATGTGGATGTAAACATTGTAGACAACGAAGTGCTTAACCTTAACAAGTTTAAACAATGGCGGCCTGAGTATGCTGATGCTGAATTTATTTTAGAGAACGGCAAATATATCTGTGGCGTGGAAGTGGAAAAAATGTCCAAATCCAAATACAATGTGGTTAATCCGGATGATCTGATAGAGCGTTACGGTGCAGATACCTTACGTATGTATGAGATGTTTCTTGGTCCGTTAGAGCAAAGCAAGCCCTGGAATACTAATGGTATTGAAGGCGTATTTAAATTCCTGCGGAAATTCTGGCGTTTGTTCCATGATGCCGACTGGAACTTTAACGTAAGCAATGCCGAACCATCTAAAGCAGAATTAAAATCGTTGCACAAGATCATTCAGAAGGTGGAGCAGGATGTGGAGCGGTTCTCTTTCAATACTTCCGTTTCCAGCTTTATGATAGCGGTTAACGAGTTAACGGAATTAAAATGTAACAAACGCGCCATTCTGCAAAACATGGTCATTATACTGGAGCCTTATGCACCACATATTTGCGAGGAGCTTTGGGTGCTGTTAGGTAATGAGGCCGGCACATTATCCTATGCGAGCTATCCCGCGTTTAATCCTGCGTATTTGGTGGAGGATGAGTTCAGCTACCCGGTATCTATCAACGGTAAAATGAAAACCAATGTGAGCCTGTCGCTAAGTATGGAAGTTAAGGATATAGAACAAGCCATTTTGGCCCATGCTGATGTGCAGAAATACTTAAACGGGGCAGCACCTAAAAAGCTGATCGTAGTAAAAGGCCGGATAGTCAATATTGTGATCTAA
- a CDS encoding aminotransferase class III → MLTLRQLFLNNNAQTTHFPLLLEFERAEGVYMYDRDGKGFIDLISGIGVSNLGHSNPQVIQAIKDQVDKYMHLMVYGEYIQTPQVRFAEKLVTILPESLNSVYFTNSGGEAVEGALKLAKRFTGRQQIVSMHNSYHGSTHGALSVMGNEEFKQAYRPLLPGINFIQFNNPIDLQQITTETACVILETIQGEAGIRVPDAAYMQALRSRCTEVGALLILDEIQAAFGRTGKLFAFEHFGIMPDILLLAKALGGGMPVGAFISSAEIMSVFKENPILGHITTFGGHPVCCAAGLAALEVLLNENLIATVAEKEALLRSLLVHPAIKGIRGKGLMLAIEFDSFELNKKIIDRCIENGIIADWFLHCSNSMRIAPPLIITNVQITNACNVIIEAIDFHYRMKI, encoded by the coding sequence ATGCTCACCCTCCGCCAGTTATTTTTAAACAACAATGCACAAACCACTCATTTCCCCCTGTTGCTGGAGTTTGAGCGTGCAGAAGGCGTTTATATGTATGATAGGGATGGCAAAGGTTTTATTGATCTGATATCAGGCATCGGCGTTAGCAATCTGGGGCATAGTAATCCGCAAGTGATCCAGGCCATAAAAGACCAGGTAGACAAATACATGCACCTGATGGTATATGGCGAATACATACAAACGCCACAGGTTCGCTTTGCAGAAAAATTGGTTACTATACTGCCAGAAAGTTTAAACTCAGTTTACTTTACCAACTCGGGTGGGGAAGCAGTAGAAGGTGCCTTGAAGTTGGCTAAGCGTTTTACCGGCAGGCAGCAGATTGTATCTATGCATAACTCTTATCATGGCAGCACACACGGTGCTTTAAGTGTAATGGGTAACGAAGAATTTAAGCAGGCTTACCGCCCCCTGTTGCCGGGAATAAATTTCATCCAATTTAATAACCCGATAGATCTGCAGCAGATCACTACCGAAACAGCCTGCGTTATCCTGGAAACTATCCAGGGAGAAGCGGGCATCCGGGTACCCGATGCTGCTTATATGCAAGCCCTGCGTTCCCGGTGTACCGAAGTGGGTGCGCTGCTCATATTAGACGAAATCCAGGCCGCCTTTGGCCGTACGGGTAAATTGTTCGCCTTTGAGCACTTCGGTATCATGCCAGATATATTATTGCTGGCCAAAGCGCTGGGCGGCGGCATGCCCGTTGGGGCCTTCATCTCTTCGGCAGAGATAATGTCGGTATTTAAGGAGAACCCTATCCTGGGCCACATCACCACTTTTGGCGGTCACCCGGTTTGCTGTGCAGCAGGGCTGGCAGCCTTAGAGGTTTTACTAAATGAAAATCTGATAGCTACCGTAGCCGAAAAAGAAGCTTTACTGCGCAGTTTGCTGGTCCACCCGGCTATCAAAGGGATTCGCGGCAAGGGACTGATGCTGGCGATCGAGTTCGACAGCTTTGAACTGAATAAAAAAATAATCGACCGCTGTATAGAAAATGGTATAATTGCCGATTGGTTCCTGCACTGCAGTAACAGCATGCGCATAGCCCCTCCACTGATTATTACCAATGTGCAAATTACAAATGCCTGCAACGTAATTATAGAGGCGATTGATTTTCATTACCGTATGAAAATCTAA
- a CDS encoding glycosyl transferase: protein MKIAYISTYPPRECGIATFNKNLMLAINSNFPKRKSLLEGGFVVAMNDSENLQEYEYPEDVKYIIRQNHQKDYIRAANYINTSTVDAVILEHEFGIFGGESGIYILPLINRLEKPLISILHTILKDPSYVQKIIIREIAEQSSKIIVMSKRAVEFLTTIYDIPAEKIQIIEHGVPDLEAPEQNPVKSITPFKNHRVLLTFGLISRNKGLETVVRALPKIVEKHPDVMYVVLGNTHPGVVKHSGEEYRDHLKSLAVQLKVSQHLSFINKFVAEDELIDYLTAAEVYVTPYLNEAQITSGTLSYAVGAGAAVVSTPYWHATELLDDNRGRLFDFKNAEMLADIVNELLDNDDTLQELKENAYEYGLHLRWPVTGAEFIKVAQEAAAKHDFSDKILKNSIVDPEVLPTFSLAHVTRLTDDTGIVQHAKYGIPNLKEGYCVDDNSRALIMALMAYQRNGSQEAYRLLPIYLSYIHYMQTEDGNFRNFLSFNRSYLDEVGTEDSFGRTIWALGHLISCAASNSYREFALELFHRSFPHFKDLRYLRGMGNTIIGISLYLQAYPTDEGMVQELKQMTQPLIDAYNKTRSDDWEWFEESMTYDNAILPLALLHSCEITGDENAKRIALITMGFLDKLTLSNGYLSPVGNDGWYHRGGKFPTFDQQAIETMAMVLMHYQAYQIFRKPQYIEKMFLCYKWFLGENTLRAPLYDHETKGCCDGLLPTGINRNQGAESTLAYLISHLTVLRAFELEYEYNKADQQIKVC from the coding sequence ATGAAAATCGCCTACATATCAACCTATCCTCCCCGCGAGTGCGGCATAGCTACGTTCAACAAAAACCTGATGCTGGCCATCAATTCAAATTTCCCAAAGAGGAAATCATTGCTTGAAGGCGGTTTTGTTGTTGCAATGAATGATTCCGAGAATTTGCAGGAATACGAGTATCCGGAAGATGTGAAATATATTATCCGCCAAAATCATCAAAAGGACTATATCCGTGCTGCTAATTATATTAATACCAGCACCGTTGATGCGGTTATTCTGGAACATGAGTTTGGTATTTTTGGCGGCGAGAGCGGCATTTATATCCTTCCGCTGATCAACAGGCTGGAGAAACCCCTCATCTCTATTCTGCATACTATTTTAAAAGATCCTAGTTATGTGCAAAAGATCATCATCCGTGAGATAGCCGAGCAGTCATCCAAGATCATTGTAATGAGTAAAAGGGCGGTTGAGTTCTTAACCACCATTTATGATATCCCAGCTGAAAAAATACAGATCATCGAACACGGCGTTCCTGATTTGGAAGCACCGGAACAAAACCCGGTAAAAAGTATCACACCGTTTAAAAATCACCGCGTGTTATTAACGTTCGGCTTGATTAGCCGTAACAAGGGCCTCGAAACCGTGGTACGTGCACTGCCAAAAATAGTTGAAAAGCATCCCGATGTAATGTACGTGGTATTGGGTAATACACACCCGGGCGTAGTAAAACACTCCGGCGAGGAATATCGCGACCACCTTAAGAGCCTGGCGGTACAATTAAAAGTGTCACAGCACCTTTCTTTCATCAATAAGTTTGTAGCCGAGGATGAACTGATAGATTATCTGACCGCCGCTGAAGTTTACGTTACCCCTTATCTGAACGAAGCACAGATTACCAGCGGTACGCTGTCTTATGCAGTAGGCGCCGGCGCTGCAGTGGTATCTACACCATACTGGCATGCTACCGAACTGCTTGACGATAACCGCGGCCGTTTGTTCGATTTTAAAAATGCGGAAATGCTGGCTGATATTGTTAACGAATTACTTGATAATGACGATACCCTGCAGGAACTGAAAGAGAACGCTTATGAATATGGCTTGCACCTGCGCTGGCCGGTAACTGGTGCAGAGTTCATTAAAGTTGCCCAGGAAGCTGCTGCTAAACATGATTTTAGTGATAAGATTCTAAAGAACAGCATTGTAGATCCGGAGGTATTACCAACATTTAGCCTTGCCCACGTTACGCGCTTAACAGATGATACCGGTATTGTACAACACGCAAAATACGGTATACCCAATTTAAAAGAAGGTTATTGTGTTGATGATAACTCACGCGCGCTCATCATGGCGCTAATGGCCTATCAACGTAACGGCAGCCAGGAAGCATATAGATTGCTACCAATCTATCTGAGCTATATTCACTATATGCAAACTGAGGATGGTAACTTCCGCAATTTCCTCAGCTTTAACAGGTCATACCTGGATGAGGTGGGTACCGAAGATTCATTTGGCCGTACTATTTGGGCGCTGGGGCATTTAATTAGTTGCGCAGCGAGCAATTCTTACAGGGAATTTGCCCTGGAGCTGTTTCACCGTTCGTTCCCGCATTTTAAAGATTTAAGATACCTGCGCGGTATGGGTAATACCATTATCGGTATCAGTCTTTACCTGCAGGCCTACCCTACTGATGAAGGCATGGTACAGGAATTAAAACAGATGACACAGCCTTTGATTGATGCTTACAACAAAACACGCAGCGACGATTGGGAATGGTTTGAAGAAAGCATGACTTATGATAATGCTATTTTACCATTGGCCCTTCTTCATTCCTGCGAGATCACCGGTGATGAAAATGCGAAAAGAATTGCATTGATCACTATGGGTTTCCTGGATAAGTTAACCCTCTCCAACGGTTATCTAAGTCCGGTAGGTAATGATGGCTGGTATCATCGTGGTGGTAAATTCCCAACTTTTGATCAGCAGGCTATAGAAACCATGGCTATGGTACTGATGCATTACCAGGCCTATCAAATATTCAGAAAACCACAGTATATTGAAAAGATGTTCTTGTGTTATAAATGGTTCCTCGGCGAAAATACCCTGCGTGCACCATTATATGACCATGAAACAAAAGGTTGCTGTGATGGCTTGCTGCCAACAGGTATCAATCGTAACCAGGGTGCAGAAAGTACATTAGCCTACCTAATATCCCATTTAACGGTATTAAGGGCATTCGAACTGGAATACGAGTACAATAAAGCTGATCAGCAGATCAAAGTTTGCTAA
- a CDS encoding glycosyl transferase: MRAAILSPVAWRTPPRHYGPWEQVASNIAEGLIKLGVEVTLFATGDSITEGKLESVCEQGYEEDRTQDAKVLECLHISNLMEKAGEFDIIHNNFDFLPLSYTGLINTPVITTIHGFSSPRIVPVYKKYNERGHYVSISNADRSPELAYIGTVYNGLNTAEFIFTEQSKDYLVYFGRIHHDKGAAEAIQIAKQANKKLLIAGIIQDENYWREKVEPFLDEQIQYVGHAGPDKRNELLGNAIALLHPINFKEPFGMSVAEAMLCGTPVIAFNKGSMPELIKDAQTGFLVNTVEEAVTAVGKLNQINRKDCRDWAKSQFSAEKMAGDYYKLYQQILG, encoded by the coding sequence ATGAGAGCGGCTATATTATCCCCCGTTGCCTGGCGTACACCGCCCAGGCACTACGGGCCTTGGGAGCAGGTTGCCTCTAACATTGCTGAAGGTTTAATTAAACTTGGCGTTGAAGTTACCCTTTTCGCTACCGGCGATTCGATCACCGAAGGTAAGTTGGAATCAGTTTGCGAGCAAGGCTACGAGGAAGACCGTACTCAGGATGCTAAAGTTCTGGAATGCCTGCACATCAGTAACCTAATGGAAAAGGCTGGTGAGTTTGACATTATCCACAACAATTTTGATTTTTTACCGCTTAGTTATACCGGCTTAATTAATACGCCGGTCATTACCACTATTCATGGCTTTTCATCGCCCCGGATCGTTCCGGTTTATAAAAAGTACAATGAGCGCGGTCACTATGTATCGATAAGTAATGCCGACCGTAGTCCGGAATTAGCATACATCGGTACAGTATATAATGGATTAAACACCGCCGAATTTATATTTACCGAGCAGTCCAAAGATTACCTGGTATATTTCGGTCGCATTCACCATGATAAAGGTGCCGCCGAAGCCATCCAGATCGCTAAGCAAGCGAATAAGAAACTACTTATTGCAGGTATTATCCAGGATGAAAATTACTGGCGCGAAAAGGTTGAGCCGTTTTTAGATGAGCAGATCCAATATGTAGGCCATGCCGGCCCTGATAAACGGAATGAGCTCTTAGGCAATGCTATTGCACTTTTGCACCCTATTAATTTTAAAGAGCCGTTTGGAATGAGTGTTGCCGAGGCGATGCTTTGCGGCACGCCGGTAATTGCTTTTAATAAGGGTTCGATGCCTGAATTGATTAAGGATGCGCAAACAGGATTTTTAGTTAATACAGTTGAGGAAGCCGTTACTGCGGTGGGCAAGTTAAACCAGATTAATCGAAAAGATTGCAGGGATTGGGCTAAATCGCAATTTTCAGCAGAGAAAATGGCAGGTGATTATTATAAGCTATATCAGCAGATTTTAGGGTAG
- a CDS encoding glycosidase, producing the protein MRLSIERKPVRVNPDPKRVIARFFFNGNDRAKEVLQRVMGISEETAFGIVSPILQEYSKRHRNITRVLNRHCSKLKPLFEELGIDFDTLTVYRKLLVGSYFTHEYSIESAAFFNPSIVEDPDQTELEDGQRRVIISFRAVGEGHISSITFRRALIDKFNNITVLPAGSYIDEAEIVRNAVYNKKLFFDKAAITQIDMNILNELESKLDHHFEYSNLRRIILDSQKLQESDMKRLEYDKVLWLADSYYEIVFSLDTDISDRVIFPISEYERKGIEDARFVQFQNEDGSSVYYATYTAYDGALIMPKLLQTTDFYNFKIMPLYGAGAQNKNLALFPRKVNGKYMMISRIDGCNNYIMYSDKINIWEKPVLLQTPKFSWEFVQIGNCGSPIETKDGWIVITHGVGPMRRYVLGASLLKLDDPSIEIGRLKEPLLIPNSDEREGYVPNVLYSCGALIHNNKLIVPYGVSDSSTAFAEVDLEELLNKLKSDGIE; encoded by the coding sequence ATGAGACTTTCCATAGAAAGAAAACCAGTAAGAGTAAATCCAGATCCGAAACGCGTTATAGCAAGATTCTTTTTTAACGGGAACGATAGGGCTAAAGAGGTTTTACAACGGGTAATGGGAATAAGTGAAGAGACTGCATTTGGTATAGTTTCTCCGATATTACAGGAATATTCTAAACGCCACCGTAATATTACCCGGGTTTTAAACCGGCATTGCAGTAAGTTGAAGCCGCTTTTTGAAGAACTGGGAATTGATTTTGATACGCTTACCGTTTACCGTAAGCTTCTTGTAGGTTCCTATTTTACGCATGAATACTCCATCGAATCTGCGGCGTTTTTTAATCCTTCTATTGTAGAAGATCCGGATCAGACGGAGCTGGAAGATGGCCAACGCCGTGTTATTATTAGTTTTAGAGCGGTAGGAGAGGGGCACATCTCTTCAATTACTTTCCGCCGTGCGCTGATTGATAAATTCAATAATATTACTGTGTTGCCTGCAGGTAGTTATATAGATGAGGCTGAAATTGTTCGGAATGCGGTTTATAACAAGAAATTGTTTTTTGATAAAGCTGCCATTACGCAGATTGATATGAATATTCTGAATGAACTGGAAAGTAAACTGGATCATCATTTTGAATATTCAAACCTGCGCCGCATCATCCTCGATTCGCAAAAATTGCAGGAGAGCGATATGAAACGCCTGGAGTATGATAAAGTACTTTGGCTGGCAGATTCTTACTATGAGATCGTTTTTTCACTGGATACCGATATCTCCGATAGGGTAATTTTCCCGATCTCCGAATACGAGCGTAAAGGAATTGAGGATGCGCGATTTGTGCAGTTCCAAAATGAGGATGGAAGTTCGGTTTATTATGCAACCTATACGGCATATGACGGTGCACTCATTATGCCGAAATTGCTGCAAACAACCGATTTTTATAATTTTAAAATTATGCCTTTATACGGTGCCGGTGCACAGAATAAAAATCTGGCGTTATTCCCGCGGAAGGTAAATGGCAAATACATGATGATCAGCCGGATTGATGGCTGCAATAATTATATCATGTATTCTGATAAGATCAATATCTGGGAAAAACCGGTACTGTTGCAAACCCCTAAATTTAGCTGGGAGTTTGTGCAGATAGGAAATTGCGGGTCGCCAATAGAAACAAAGGACGGCTGGATAGTGATTACGCATGGCGTAGGCCCTATGCGCCGCTATGTGTTGGGTGCAAGCCTGCTTAAGCTGGATGATCCTTCTATAGAGATCGGTCGTTTGAAAGAGCCTTTGCTGATTCCTAATAGCGACGAACGGGAAGGTTATGTGCCGAACGTATTGTATTCCTGCGGTGCGCTCATCCATAACAATAAACTGATTGTTCCATATGGCGTATCCGACTCTTCAACCGCGTTTGCTGAGGTAGATCTGGAGGAATTACTCAACAAATTAAAAAGTGACGGGATAGAATAA
- a CDS encoding dihydrolipoamide succinyltransferase has protein sequence MSLEIKVPPVGESITEVTLSAWKKKDGDHVEMDEVIAELESDKATFELTAEKAGTLTTKASEGDTLAIGAVVASIEEGTGTPAAAADQAPAAPVAEKESTPVTAKTEEPGKAVSPEVPANGYAPAPDQSGSSSLEIKVPTVGESITEVTLSRWMKKDGDTVEMDEAIAELESDKATFELTAEKAGTLKTIAKEGDTLPIGAVVCTIEGGSASGAGAPAHVTPTVADAVNESPQAAPSKGTTYASGVPSPAAAKILAEKGVESSSINGTGVDGRITKGDALSAQKPAVAPTPAAPAKSAPAAATPAPPAGSRTDKREKMSSLRKTVARRLVAVKNETAMLTTFNEVDMAPIMEVRSKYKDKFKEKHGVGLGFMSFFTKAVTEALKEWPAVNARIEGEEVVYSNFADISIAVSAPKGLVVPVIRNAESMSLAEIEKAIVVLAGKARESKLTIEEMTGGTFTITNGGVFGSMMSTPIINSPQSAILGMHNIIERPVAVNGQVVIRPMMYLALSYDHRIIDGRESVSFLVRVKQLLEDPTRLLLGV, from the coding sequence ATGAGTTTAGAAATAAAAGTTCCGCCGGTAGGCGAATCCATTACCGAAGTAACATTATCAGCCTGGAAGAAAAAAGACGGCGACCATGTGGAAATGGACGAAGTGATAGCCGAGCTGGAATCAGACAAGGCTACTTTTGAGCTTACTGCCGAAAAGGCCGGGACTTTAACTACCAAAGCAAGCGAAGGTGATACATTAGCCATTGGCGCTGTAGTAGCAAGTATTGAAGAAGGTACTGGTACACCTGCCGCTGCCGCAGATCAGGCACCTGCTGCCCCTGTTGCAGAAAAGGAATCAACTCCCGTGACTGCTAAAACTGAGGAGCCCGGTAAAGCGGTTAGTCCGGAAGTGCCTGCCAACGGTTACGCACCAGCACCTGATCAAAGCGGTTCATCATCGTTAGAGATCAAAGTGCCAACAGTAGGCGAGTCGATCACCGAGGTTACCCTATCCCGCTGGATGAAAAAAGATGGCGATACTGTTGAAATGGATGAGGCTATCGCAGAACTGGAATCAGACAAGGCCACATTCGAATTAACGGCCGAAAAAGCGGGAACCTTAAAAACGATAGCTAAAGAAGGCGACACCCTTCCGATTGGAGCTGTAGTTTGCACAATAGAAGGCGGTAGTGCTTCGGGCGCCGGAGCTCCTGCGCATGTTACCCCTACGGTTGCAGATGCCGTGAACGAATCACCTCAGGCTGCTCCATCAAAAGGAACCACTTATGCATCGGGCGTTCCATCACCGGCTGCTGCAAAAATATTGGCTGAAAAAGGCGTAGAATCGTCATCGATAAATGGTACCGGTGTTGATGGTCGTATCACAAAAGGTGATGCCTTATCAGCTCAAAAGCCTGCCGTTGCACCAACTCCGGCTGCTCCTGCTAAATCTGCACCTGCCGCTGCAACACCGGCTCCGCCTGCGGGTTCACGCACAGATAAGCGTGAAAAGATGTCATCACTACGCAAAACCGTTGCAAGGCGTTTGGTTGCGGTTAAAAATGAGACGGCCATGTTAACCACTTTCAACGAAGTGGATATGGCACCAATCATGGAAGTGCGCAGCAAATACAAAGATAAATTTAAAGAGAAACATGGTGTAGGCTTAGGTTTCATGTCGTTTTTTACCAAAGCGGTTACCGAGGCTTTGAAAGAATGGCCTGCCGTAAATGCGCGGATTGAAGGAGAAGAAGTGGTGTACAGTAATTTTGCCGATATCTCTATCGCGGTTTCTGCACCAAAAGGATTGGTAGTTCCGGTTATTCGCAACGCAGAAAGCATGAGCCTGGCCGAAATTGAAAAAGCTATTGTTGTATTGGCTGGTAAAGCCCGTGAAAGTAAGCTTACAATTGAAGAAATGACAGGCGGCACCTTTACAATCACCAACGGTGGTGTATTTGGTTCCATGATGTCTACCCCAATCATTAACTCACCACAAAGTGCTATTTTAGGCATGCACAATATCATAGAGCGCCCGGTTGCCGTAAATGGACAAGTGGTGATCCGCCCGATGATGTACCTTGCATTATCTTACGACCACCGTATTATTGACGGTCGCGAATCGGTAAGCTTCCTGGTGCGAGTAAAACAGTTATTAGAAGACCCTACAAGGTTGTTGCTGGGCGTGTAA